The Paraburkholderia dioscoreae DNA window GCGCCATTTTTGTAAAGCGCCTCGCACGAGTTGCTAATCACGTGGGCCGCGAAGTTGCTCTGGCTGTTTCCTAGCGAACGCAGGATGCATTGATCGTAGTCTGGATTGTCGCCCCCGAGCGCCAGAGCGGGGAGCGGCGTGGCGAGCGTGATCGAGACAAGCAGATAAGCGAATTTGAGCATGATGTGAGAGCGGCTCAGGGATATATCGGCTGGCAATCGTAGCATGTCGC harbors:
- a CDS encoding VF_A0006 family four-cysteine protein: MLKFAYLLVSITLATPLPALALGGDNPDYDQCILRSLGNSQSNFAAHVISNSCEALYKNGALLLPRERSYHVCVLQNVQTVRGAFAVQEILRACRRQNQM